GGCCGGTAAATCCACCCTGCTCAAAGTGATCATGGGCATGCTCGAAGCCAACACAGGATTTGCTAAAGTAGGACAAAACACCTCATTGGCCTATTTCAGCCAGCACCAAAGCGACATCCTGCGCGATGAAATGACTGCGCTTTCCGAAATCCGCCGCCTCTGCGATCCTGACACAACCGAAGAACAACTTAAAAGTGTACTCGGCCTGTTTCTGCTGGGCGAGGGGTATTTCGAACGCAAGGTTTCTGCCCTTTCCGGTGGAGAAAAAAACAGGCTGATTCTCGCATCTCTTTTCCTGTCACGGGCCAATCTGCTCATCCTTGACGAACCCACCAACCATTTGGACCTCGAAAGTCGGGAAGGATTGATCCGGGCCTTGAAGGATTATGACGGAACTCTTTTCTTTGTAGCGCATGACCGTTACCTGCTCGGAGAGGTCGCCGACGAAATCTGGGCTTTGAACGACTCGGGATTTGATACTTTTCATTCTTTTAAAGAATACGATGATCATCGTAAGGAAAAGCTTGCAGCACCCGCAGCCCGATCCGACTCCGCTGAACCAAATGACAGCCACAAGCCTGCCAAGCGCAAGCTGAGCAAAGAAGACAAACGAAGACAGGCTGAAATCCGCAATGCCCTGTACAAAGAACTAAGACCCAAGACCGCCGAGTATGAAAAGCTCGAAAAGGACCTTGAAAAAACCTTGGAAGATCAGGGTGTGATGGAAGAAAAGCTTAACGATCCAGAGTTGTACAGCGACGGCGCAGCAGCAGTGGAGCTAAATTCCCGCTACACCGAGACCTGTGCATGGGCTGACGAGCTGATGGAAAAGATGGCTGTTCTCGAAGAAGAAATTGCCGAACTGGAAGAACGCAAGAAGCAGCTTTTGGAAGAAAATTAAGATGCCTCCGGCGGCTGGGGAAGGGAAACTTTTGCAAAAGTTTCCCTTCCCCAGACCCCATCCCTTCAAAACCTTTTATTAAGCTTCGCTCTGAAAATTCTTAAATCTGTTGTTAATCATGACCAAAACAAATCCAATTCAAGTTGTTGCAGGCGTCATCTGGAAAGATGGACTTTTCCTTTCTGCTGAGCGCCCCACAGGCAAAGATTACGCCGGGTGGTGGGAATTTCCCGGCGGTAAGGTTGAAATAAATGAATCCTTGGGCGATGCGCTGGTGCGTGAATTACAGGAAGAACTGGGTATAACTCCCACAAATTTTGACTTTTGGATGGAAAAAACAGTAGAGTACCCCGAATACACGGTACACTTAAATTTCTTCGACATCTGGGAATTCTCCGGTCAAGTGTCATCACTTGAAAATCAACGCTTTGACTGGTTCGACCTCAAAAACATGCGCGAAGTAAAATTCCTTCCAGTAAATTACGAAATCTTAGAAATGTTGAAAGAACGGGAACTTAATTAATAAGATCCCTCCCCGCACAATCTGCCTGAGAAAAAGGCGAAGCCCTATTAAACGTTTTTGGGATTCTTAAACCCTTTTTACAAAAAGGGTTTAAGCCGCCGGAGGCATACAGGAGACACACATGAAAATCATCGATTTGATTAATAAAAACGGACAATTCATCTCTTTGGAATTCTTTCCCCCTAAAGATCGCGAATCATGGCCCAAATTCTTTGAAGTTGTTGAAAAGCTCAAAGTACTGAATCCCCTTTTTGCTTCCGTTACTTACGGCGCAGGAGGCGGAACTCAGGACAATTCACTTGAAATTGTTAAAAGAATGAAGCAGGATGCAGGGATTGAGCCTCTTGCACACCTGACCAGCGTCGGTGCCAGCCCGGAGAACATCAGTAAATTTGTCTCTGCTCTTCAGGAAGCAAACGTTGAAAATATCCTTGCTCTGCGCGGCGATGCCCCTGTCGGGGATGAAAATTTTGATTTCAACACCCAGCCCTTCAAACACGGCTCCGATCTTGTCACCTACGTAAAAGATCAACATCCCGGTGTAGGTATCGCAGTGGCAGGTTACCCTGAAGCGCACCTTGAATCACCTTCTATTAAAGAAGACTTCAAATGGATGAAATACAAAATAGACGAGGGCGGAGAGTTCATCATCACCCAGCTCTTTTTCGATAACCGGGTCTACTTTGATTTCTGCGACAGGCTTAAAGGAATGGGCATTGATGTGCCTGTGCTGCCCGGAGTGCTGCCCATCATGAGTCTCAAATCCGCAAAATTTATTCTTTCCCTGTGCGGCGCGGCCATTCCCGGTAAATTCCTGAGTGCACTGGAAAAAGCCCACGCAGACGGCGGCGATGATGCGGTCTACAAACTGGGCATCGAATTTGCCACCAGACAGGCACAGGAACTGCTCGACGGAGGCGCACCCGGAGTGCATCTCTATACATTGAACAGAGCTAAAGCCTGCCTTGAAATCGGTCAGGCATTAAAATTTTAATACGGCTATTGAACAGGCAATTGCTTACATTGCCGCAAGCGATTAACAGACAAACCGGACTGCCGATGGTCCGGGTCAAGAATACGGAGGTTTAGCTATGAGTACCAAAAATCCCAGAGTTGCTGTTGTAGGGGCCACAGGCGCGGTTGGCCGTGAAATGCTCAATGTCCTTGAGCAGCGCGACTTTCCCGCATCTGAAATTGTTCCTTTTTCTTCTGCCCGTTCCGCCGGAACCAAGGTTCCCTATAAAGGCGAAGAGCTGACCGTTATCGAGCTGAAAGAAGATTCCTTTGAAGGATTTGATATTGCTCTTTTCTCCGCAGGTGGCGGAACCTCCGAAAAATTCGCTCCCCTTGCTGCCAAAGCAGGCTGCGTAGTTGTGGATAACTCCAGCGCATGGAGAATGGACCCCAAAGTGCCCCTCGTTGTTCCCGAAGTTAACCCCGAAGACCTCGACTGGCATCCCGGCATCATCGCCAACCCCAACTGTTCCACAATCCAGATGGTTGTTGCGCTAAAACCCATTCACGATGAAGCCAAGATCAAACGTATCATCGTTTCCACCTATCAGGCTGTTTCCGGTACCGGACAAAAAGCCATCACCGAGCTTGAAACTCAGGTGAGCAGACTTTTCAACGGCAAAGAAGTGGTTCCCAGTGCCTACCCGCACCAGATCGCCTTCAACTGCCTGCCCCACATCGATGTTTTCATGGATAACGGCTACACCAAAGAAGAAATGAAAATGGTCAACGAGACCAAAAAAATCATGGGCGACGATTCCATCAAGCTAACCGCCACAACCGTGCGCGTGCCCGTCTTCTACAGCCACTCCGAATCCGTGAACATCGAAACCGAGGAAAAGGTAACTGTTGAGGAATGCCGCAACTTGCTTGCCAGCTTCCCCGGCATCACGGTTATGGATTTCCCCGAAAAAAACATCTACCCTATGGCAATTGACTGCGCAGGGGAAGACGATGTTTTCGTAGGTCGTATCCGCGAAGATGAAACCATCGAGAACGGCCTGAACATGTGGATTGTTTCCGACAACATCCGCAAAGGCGCCGCGCTGAACACCGTACAGATCGCCGAGACTCTGATTGCACGCGATTTGGTTCGTGTGAAATAGCCTCCGGCGGCCCTTCGGGAACCAAAGAAACTTTTTAATAGTTTGAACTCAACCTGCTAAAAGGTGCCTTTAAAAATTAAAAACGGTGAAGCCGAGTAAACTCAGCT
The sequence above is drawn from the Marinifilum sp. JC120 genome and encodes:
- a CDS encoding methylenetetrahydrofolate reductase [NAD(P)H], translating into MKIIDLINKNGQFISLEFFPPKDRESWPKFFEVVEKLKVLNPLFASVTYGAGGGTQDNSLEIVKRMKQDAGIEPLAHLTSVGASPENISKFVSALQEANVENILALRGDAPVGDENFDFNTQPFKHGSDLVTYVKDQHPGVGIAVAGYPEAHLESPSIKEDFKWMKYKIDEGGEFIITQLFFDNRVYFDFCDRLKGMGIDVPVLPGVLPIMSLKSAKFILSLCGAAIPGKFLSALEKAHADGGDDAVYKLGIEFATRQAQELLDGGAPGVHLYTLNRAKACLEIGQALKF
- a CDS encoding NUDIX domain-containing protein, translating into MTKTNPIQVVAGVIWKDGLFLSAERPTGKDYAGWWEFPGGKVEINESLGDALVRELQEELGITPTNFDFWMEKTVEYPEYTVHLNFFDIWEFSGQVSSLENQRFDWFDLKNMREVKFLPVNYEILEMLKERELN
- a CDS encoding aspartate-semialdehyde dehydrogenase, with translation MSTKNPRVAVVGATGAVGREMLNVLEQRDFPASEIVPFSSARSAGTKVPYKGEELTVIELKEDSFEGFDIALFSAGGGTSEKFAPLAAKAGCVVVDNSSAWRMDPKVPLVVPEVNPEDLDWHPGIIANPNCSTIQMVVALKPIHDEAKIKRIIVSTYQAVSGTGQKAITELETQVSRLFNGKEVVPSAYPHQIAFNCLPHIDVFMDNGYTKEEMKMVNETKKIMGDDSIKLTATTVRVPVFYSHSESVNIETEEKVTVEECRNLLASFPGITVMDFPEKNIYPMAIDCAGEDDVFVGRIREDETIENGLNMWIVSDNIRKGAALNTVQIAETLIARDLVRVK